The proteins below come from a single Streptococcus porcinus genomic window:
- a CDS encoding V-type ATP synthase subunit D, with protein sequence MSRLNVKPTRMELNSLKKRLRTAKRGHKLLKDKRDELMHHFVDLVRENDKLRRQVEECLTENMQTFVLAKSLENSAVVEELFSIPIHDLSLYIEVDNIMSVRVPKYHIQEEQDSGEANFSYSFLASNSEMDQTIQNMEKLLQPMLRLAEVEKQCQLMADDIEKTRRRVNGLEHAIIPQLIETIHYIELKLEEAERSHLVRIMKVNKP encoded by the coding sequence ATGTCAAGATTAAATGTTAAACCCACACGAATGGAACTCAATTCGTTGAAAAAACGGTTAAGGACTGCTAAAAGGGGCCATAAACTTTTAAAAGATAAGCGCGATGAACTCATGCATCATTTTGTTGATTTAGTACGCGAAAATGATAAGCTCAGACGTCAGGTTGAGGAGTGTTTAACTGAGAATATGCAAACCTTTGTTTTGGCAAAGTCACTTGAAAATAGTGCTGTCGTTGAAGAATTGTTTTCCATTCCTATCCATGATCTCTCACTTTATATCGAAGTGGATAATATTATGAGTGTCCGTGTTCCTAAATATCACATTCAAGAAGAGCAAGATAGTGGAGAGGCTAATTTTTCATATAGTTTTTTGGCATCAAACAGTGAGATGGATCAAACTATTCAGAATATGGAAAAGCTTTTGCAACCGATGCTAAGGTTGGCAGAAGTTGAAAAACAGTGTCAGTTAATGGCTGATGATATTGAAAAAACGCGTCGTCGCGTCAACGGTTTAGAACATGCTATTATTCCTCAACTGATAGAAACTATTCATTATATTGAATTAAAACTTGAAGAAGCTGAAAGATCCCACTTAGTTCGTATTATGAAGGTTAACAAACCTTAA